GAATATCTTTTGGATCATCTGGATTATAGTAAACCAAAACTTTTGCGGCATCGGCTCCTTTTTTTAATAACCGCTGTAGAGAGTCTTCTGGCAATACATCGGGTAGTCGACCTGGAGTATTGGCATCATATCCTGTTTTTTCATAAGATATAATTAATCCAGCATCTTTGTTTTTTTTGGTCATACCTTTAAAGCCATACTCTTCATCTAACAAGATTGCACTAACATATTTTGTTAATTCTTGTGAGACAAGCTCTTTAAATTCATACACCATATCTACATGATAGCGATCTTTGCCTACAGCCGATTCCATCATTTTTACCATAGAACCGCGTTGGTCAATCGCTAATGCCGCAATAACACCATCTTGGTTGGATAATTGTTGCATGCGTGTGAATTTACCTCGAGTAATACATTTTATAGCCATTTTATAACTCTCCATTTTAAAAGTTCTTTTGATTGTAGTTTTAATTTGTAAATATATATTAACCATTTAGTGCTGTTTATTTAGCCAAACCACTTAAATTTAAAAAAGATTTTGTTTCATGCGAATAATAAAATGTAGGTTGTCATATTTGTTGATATTGTCTTTAAAAAAAATGTTGTTCAGGTATATTAGTAGATTAACGTACACTCTGTGTAAAAAATAATTTACAAGGAAAACTATGTCATACACGGCACCAATTACGCAAACGCGTACTTTAAATAAACAAGACTATAAAACATTAGCATTGTCTGCTTTAGGCGGAGCTTTAGAATTTTATGATTTTATTATATTCGTATTTTTTTCAATTACTATCAGTCATCTGTTTTTTCCTGATGATATGCCTGCATGGTTAAGTCAGGTACAGACATTCGGTATTTTTGCCGCTGGTTATTTAATTCGTCCTTTTGGAGGAATTGTTATGGCGCACTTTGGTGATCTGTTTGGTCGCAAACGGATGTTTACACTTAGCATTCTGCTTATGGCTTTACCAACGTTATTTATCGGTTGTTTACCTACTTATACCCATATTGGAATTTTTGCACCTTTATTATTACTACTTATGCGGTTATGTCAGGGATTGGCAGTAGGGGGCGAAGTACCTGGTGCTTGGACGTTTGTCGCTGAGCACGTACCAAAAGATAAAATTGGCTTAGCATGTGGAATTTTAACTAGTGGCTTAAGTTTAGGTATTTTACTCGGTTCTTTGGTTTCAACTGTTATGAATAAAAGCATTTCACCCGAACAATTAATCGATTGGGGATGGCGTATTCCTTTTATTCTTGGCGGTATTTTTGGTTTGATCGCAATGTATTTGCGCCGTTGGCTAAAAGAAACGCCAATTTTTCTTGAAATTCAGAAACGTAAACAACAAGAACTGGTTAATAAAATTCCTGTCGTTACCGTGATAACTCAATATTTACCACAGACAATATTATCTATGTTACTGACTTGGGTTTTATCAGCCGGTATTATGGTTATTATGTTAATGACTCCTATTTTATTACAAAAATCATTTGGTTATTCACCAATTGATGCGCTACAAGGCAATATATTAGCAATAATAGGTCTGATTATAAGTTGTACTTTTTATGGTATGATGATGGATAAGTGTGCGATGGGTAAGGTCATATTGATCGGTTGTATTCTTGCTGCGCTTGCTATCGCTATTTTTTATTTATCCTTAGATAATCATCAACTTTTATTTATCACTTATTCATTAGCAGGATTCTGCGTGGGTATTGTTGGATCTTTTGCCTATTTTATGGTGAAAGTCTTTCCTACTCAAATTCGTTATAGTGGGGTATCGTTTTCGTTTAATATGGCGTATGCCATCGCTGGTGGATTAACACCATTACTGATATCGTTTTTGACTGACTTTGTAAACAAAATGGCACCAGCTATGTATGTGGTTGGGTTATTTGCACTTGGTGCATTAATTGGACTATTTTTATTAATAAATAATAATAGTCAAAAATATATTGCAAATGATATTGGTTAACCATAATTTTTTTAATGTCAAATTAGGAACGAGTATTCAGGCTTGTTCCTTTAAAATATAAAAACATTTTCCTGTCTGTGATCTTCTATTTATTTCATGGCGTAATCTTTCAAAAAGCCTTATACCATCATTAATTGATCTAAAAATTTCATGAGATAAATGTAAAAACTAATTAAGCATTTTTGATTATCTATCGCTAACTTACATTAAGTTATCAAATTATTTGGTTAATTCACAATTAAGTTAATGGGTATGAATTATTATTCAATAGATAACAGCAAAATAAAAAAGCAGAGCAAACAACTAATAAAGTTAATTAAGGACGCTTTTTAGCAATTCTAGATTTTTGTCAAAAAGTTTGAGGTTATATATACGTTTCAATCAGGAGTATTAAATAATCAAACTTTTTAATAATTTTGTGAAATAGCTCATTTTTTTTCAACATAGTTAGGATAGAATAAACTAAGTTATGTTTTATTTTAAAATTATTTAGGAGAAAAAAATGAAGGCAGCAGTTGTTAGACAAGAGTGCGATGGTCAAGTTGAGATTAAAGATATTCCTCTTCGTCCATTAGAAGCAGGTGAAGCTTTAGTTGAAGTTGAATATTGTGGTCTTTGTCATACAGATCTTCATGTGGCGGCGGGTGATTTTGGTAAAAAACCTGGTCGTGTTATTGGGCATGAGGGAGTAGGGATCGTTACTAAAATAGCTCCAGATGTGAAAAGTTTAAAAATTGGTGATCGAGTCAGTATTGCTTGGTTCCATGCTGGTTGTGGTTCGTGTGAATATTGTATTTCAGGTCAGGAAACCTTTTGCCGTAATGTTTTAAATTCTGGATATAGTGTCGATGGTGGTATGGCAGAACAGTGTATTGTTAAAGCAGATTATGCAGTTAAAGTGCCAGAGGGATTAGATCCGGCTCAAGCAACTAGCGTAACTTGTGCTGGAGTAACAACTTACAAAGGCATCAAAGTTGCAGACACAAAACCTGGTCAATGGCTTGCGGTATTTGGTATTGGTGGTTTAGGTACTTTAGCTGTTGAATATGGTAAAAAAGTGTTTAACAATAAAGTAGTGGCGATTAGTAATAGTGACAGTCAATTAGAACTATGTAAAGAGCTTGGTGCCGACTTGCTTGTTAACCCTAAAAAAGTGGCAGACGTAGGTGCTTATATTAAAGAACATACAGGTGGTGGTGTGCATGGTGCGGTGGTAACATCGGTCACTAAAACTGCTTTTAATCAAGCAATTGAGTCTGTTCGTCCTTTAGGTAGAGTTGTCGCTTTAGGTTTACCTTCTGAAACTATGGATTTAAGTATTCCTAAAACAGTATTAGATGGTATTCAAGTTTTAGGTTCATTGGTTGGTACGCGTCAAGATTTAGCCGAAGCATTCCAATTTAGTGCTGAAGGTAAAGTTGTACCAATTGTTGAAAAACGTCCATTAGAAGATATCAACGACATGATTAACGAAATGAGAGAAGGTAAAATTCGTGGTCGTATGGTTGTTGATATGAAAATGAAAAAACAGAAATAATTGTTTTCTATATTAAATTAAAAACCAATAAAAGCTGGCTTGATGCCAGCTTTTTTGTTGATCAAATATTAATTTATCACTTTTACTTTCGTTAGTTTTACTATCAATAATATTAATCGTTCTTGTATTTTATTAAGAAATCCATATCATAAATCAATTTTGCTCGCTAATTTAATATGTTTTAAGAGGACCTTTATGGAAGATCACAATTTAGAAAATAATTTACGGAAAGATCTTGGTTTAGTTTCTGCATTGTCACTGGTTGTTGGTATGGTTTTAGGGGCTGGCGCATTTATGAAACCGCCAGCCGTATTAGAAGTTGCCGGTGATTATAACTATGCACTGTTAGCGTGGATCATTGGTGGCGTTTTTTCTATTTGTGGTGGATTAACGCTTTGTGAATTAGGTGTTATGTTTCCACGTACGGGCGGTATGTTGGTTTATCTAGAAAAAATTTACGGCTCAAAAGTTTCTCATCTTTATGGTTGGATGATTACCGTGCTTTTTGCTCCGTCATTAGTTGGAGCATTGGTGGGATATTTCAGTTCGGTATTTTGTTTGTTATTTGGCATTGATGATTCTTATAAAATGGCAGTAAGTGCTGGCGTTTTAGGATTTATTGCTGTTATTAATGCTATTGGTGTTAAACAAGCAGGTTATTTGCAAACCATAGCTACTGCTTGTAAGCTTATACCCATTTTATTGTTAGCAATATTTGGGCTATGGAAAGGCAATGGTCAAGTAGCATTATTTAGTGCTAGTGGTCAAGGGATTGAAACTTATGCTCCATTTGCTGTAGCTATTTTAGCTACTTTATTTGCTTATGATGGTTGGGCTCAAGTTGCCTCTGTTGCCGGTGAAATTCATAATCCCGCAAAAGTTTTACCTAAAGCAATTATTTTGGGCATTATATTTTTAGTTGTTGTTTATGCTTGTATCAATATTGCATTGTTTAAAATTTTTCCTGTACAAGAAATGGTATCACTTGGTCATGATGCTTCGGCCGTTGCCTCACAACGTATGTTTGGCCATTTGGGTGGTAATTTAGTTGCTGTTGGCATTATGATCTCAATTTTAGGTGGGATTAATGGTTATATTATGACGTTATCTCGTACAATTTTCAGTATGGCAGAACGAGGAACCATCATTGGCGCGCGTTATTTAAGTACAATTGATGATGATAGCCGCTCACCAGTTAATGCTATATGTGTATTAGTGATATTTTCTTTTTTATATTCAATTTTACTGGATGCTGATCGTTTATCTGAAATCTCAATGTTTTCGATTTGGGTATTTTATCTATTAACATTTATTGGTGTAATCATCGCTCGTAAAAAATATGCCGATGTCCCAAGATCTTATAAAGTAATTGGTTATCCAATCATTCCGATTATCGCTATTCTAGGGGCTATGTATGTTATTTACGGTATGCTTGTCTATCAAACTTTTAATGGCATTGCGTCAATAATTCTAACTTTAATCGGTTTACCTTTATATTTTTATTACCACAGAAAGAATAAAAATAAAGAACTTTCACTTGGTGAAATGAAGAAATACAAAGTGAAAATGCAATATACCATCGCAGTGTCTACAATGATCATCGTTGCTCTGTTAGCTCTTTATGGTGGAGTGGTAAGTAAATAATAAATGATTATATTTTGTTTATTGCAAAATGAGTTATTTAGATAGACGTTATAAAACTAAAAAACGATATTATGAAATGACCCCAATAGTTGGACAACCAATTAATGAGGGTCTTTTTGTGCGTAATTTTTCTTTAACTTAATCGTTAATAATATATTTAATATAAAGTTAGTGAGTAATCATTTTGTTACAATTTGGTGAAAATTTTAAAGGTATGTTGAAATTAGGCCATAAATATTTTGATCATGATAAATTCCATTTAAGTATTCAGCCTGTTTAAGTGTTCCTTCATAACTAAAACCGCATCGTTTAGCAACTGCATTACTTTTAGGATTATCGACAGAGCATTTAATAACAAATCGTTTAATTATTTTTTGTGATGCATAGTAGTGAGTCAGCGCTTGGATTGCTTGAGTCATAACACCTTTACCTTCTGCTCGGCTATCGAGCCAATAACCAATATAGGCAGTTTTATTGTTTTTATCTATTCGATTAAAAGACAGTAAGCCGACAGGGTTGCTATCCCATAAAATTACATAAGTTTTGGTAATATCTTTTTGATGCTCGATTGAACAATTATCTAAAAAATTTGATGTGTCAGTTTCATTATTGACAAATTTAGGCCAAGCCATAAATTGACTAAAACTATCACGATTAACATCAATAATATTGTATAACTTAGTTGAATATTGTCGATCTGATGGCACTAAATGAATATGTTCATTGACAAAGATAATTTGTTGATTGGTATTTGTCATTAATTATTCCTTTAAGAGAGTACAACCAATTTTTAGTTAGTATAAATATAAATCAAAGAATAATATAAAACGTTACTAAATTAAATAATTATATTTCTAGTTTTATCGTTAGCATTAATTATAAAAAATTACCAGATCATTTGATCTGGTAATTTAATCGTTATTTGGAATTAATTAAAAACTTTTACACTTAATTATCTGCAGTTTTCTTATTGTTAAACATATAGTTGTGGATAACCAAAAGAGCAAAGACAGCAATAATAATAACCATTATTATGTCTTTGTTAAACCATTTGGCCATATTACCTAAAATAATACCAATACCACAGAAATCGACATCAGAGAAAGTCGTATTTGCAAAACCAAGTGAACCTAAAACAGGTAATAAAAGGACAGGTAAAAATGTGACTAATAAACCATTAGCAAATGCGCCAAGCATTGCACCTAGGCGTCCACCCATAGCATTACCGAAAACACCAGCAGTTGCACCACAGAAGAAATGAGGAACTACGCCAGGTAGAATTAGTACAGCATTTAATTGACCTAATACAAATAGACCAACTAATCCTCCTAGAAAACTAAATAAAAAACCAATTAGTACCGCGTTTGGTGCATATGGGAAAACAACTGGACAATCTAAGGCTGGTTTAGCATTCGGCACGAGTTTTTCTGAGAAACCTGTAAATGCTGGAACAATTTCAGCAAGAATTAACCGTACACCTTGTAGAATAATAAATACTCCAGCTGCAAATGTAATTGCTTCAATGATTGCATAAACTAGGTAATTATCACCATTACTTAACTTTGTTTGGACATAATCAGGCCCAGCAAAAATGGCAAGGATCAGATAGATAATCATCATTGTTAATGAAATTGAAATTGAGCTATCACGCAAGAAACTTAGATTTTTAGGTAAATTCATCTCTTCCGTTGAACGAGAGTTTTTACCTGCGATTTGACCTAGCGCTCCTGCCAATACATAACCTAAGGTACCAAAGTGGCCAAATCCAACATCATTATTTCCTGTTATTTTACGCATATATGGTTGAGCTATTGCAGGGAAAAACGCCATAATCAGCCCAAGTACAAGGGCTCCAGTAAAGATTAATTGCCAGCCTTCAAAACCTGCAACAGTTAGAATAATACTAATCATACAAGCCATATAAAAGGTATGATGTCCAGTTAAAAAGATAAACTTTAAACATGTAAAACGCGCAACCACAATATTAGCAATCATCCCAAAAGCCATAATTAATGCTGTTGCTGCTCCATATTTATTTAATGCCATTGACACGATAGCTTCATTATTAGGGATGATACCTTGTAGTTTAAAGGCTTCTTCAAACATCATGCCTAATGGTGTAATCGCACTAATAAGTACAGTTGCACCACCACCCAATACTAAAAATCCTAAAATAGTTTTAATTGTTCCTTTTACCGTATCAGCAAATGATTTGCGTTGGGCTATTAACCCAACCATAGCAATCATACCAACTAATACGGCAGGTACTTTTAAAATATCAACGAAAAATTTAACAACATCTTGAATCATTGCAACACCTCATTATTTGACTATTGCTTAGCAAAATGTTCAACGAGTTTGGACTCCAAATCATTGATATCAATTATATTATTTAGAACAACTAGTTTATCGCTAGGAATACCAGAGCTATCAGCTAAATCTTTTGTCATAACAAATAAATCAGCTTGTTCTGGTGTTGCTGAGGCAAGATCTGCATGGGTTACTTCTGCATCAATATTTAATTTTTTTAGGACTTTTTTGATATTCATTTCAACCATAAAACTGCTACCAAGACCTGAACCACAAACTGCCATAATTTTCATTTTATTTATCCTTTTCTTAATTTTATTAAATTTAATAACGATTGATCACAGCTAATATTTGATCACTATTTTGTGCATTAAAAATTGTCTGCATGTCGTTTGTTTCACTAAACAGCTCAGCTAATTGAGTTAACATTTCAATATGGCTCGTACTATCACTGGCTGCTAATAATGTAATTAAATATACAGGGTCATTTTCTGTTGAATTAAATTTCACGCCTTGTTTGACCAATAGCATCGATAAACCTAGTTGATTGACTCCTTGCTCTGGTCTAGCATGTGGCATGGCGATACCAGGTGCCAATACGTAGTAAGGTCCCATTGATTCATGTAATTGAAAAATTGCTTCGACGTAATTTTGCGAAATAGCATTATTTTCTAATAATGGTTTTGCACAAATTTGTATCGCTTCCTTCCAATCTTCAACAGAATCAACAATATTGACTGTTTGGTCGGTTAACCATTTACCTAACATTTTACCTCCACTAAAACTGATATCATCAATAGTTAGTTTAAAAAATAACATATTAAATAAAATTAGAAATAGAAAAATAGTAGAAATGTGATAGCGCTATCAAAGTTGGTAAAAATTTTTCTTATTTTGTGATGAAGGACACATTTTTAATACATCGATTATAAAATAGTTATCTATACGTATTAGTATTATGTAAATAAGAGGCATTCCATAATGATTGCATCATACTTGTCTATTATTTATTATTTGTATCAATTTTTTCTGTTTTGCTACCATTAATATCAGATTTATTTGAAAAAATTTAGATTCAATTTAATCGGAATGAAAGATGCAAGAAATAAAGAAGCGTAAAACTACCGGACAGATTACTTTATTCGATGTTGCAAAATATGCAGGTGTCGGAACGATGACCGTATCTAGAGCTTTACGAACTCCTGATCGAGTTTCGGACAAACTTCGCCAAAAAATTCAAATTGCTGTCGATACTTTAGGCTATAAACCCAATGTTGCCGCGAGTTTGCTAGCTTCTGCATCGGCAAATCGAGTTGTTGCTGTTATTACTCCTAAAATATATGATCATTCAGCTCAACTATGGTTAAATTCACTTCAAACACACTTAGCAAAAGAGGAATATACAACATTAGTTATTGAATCTTATCACTATCAAAAATTCGAATCGCAAATGTTGGATGCTTTATATAGTCATAATCTTGAAGCAATATTACTATTTCAAGTTGAAGATGAAAGTTTTATTGAGAAAATTCTACAAAACAAAATTGTTCCTATTTTGAATATCGGTAAAGATTATGAAGGATTAACTAATCTAAACATTAGAATAGATGATAGTTTAGCCATGTATATGCTTACTGAATATGTGATTAAAAAAGGTTATCAACACATTGGGTTACTTTGTGCTAACCAAGAATATCAAATTTTTCAACAGCGTTTACACGGATGGCATAAAGCCATGTTAGCTTATCATCTTCCTACACATCGAGTTATTAATGCAGCTAAACCAGCCAATTTTAGTACTGGAAGTGAGTTGTTACCCGATATGTTGTTAAATTGGCCAGAACTAGACGCATTAATTTGTACGACAGATGAATTAGCTTGTGGGGCCTTGTATGAATGTCAACGTCGACATATTCGAGTTCCTTATCAATTAGCCGTAACTGGCTTTGGTGATAATGAGTTTAGTCAAGTAAGTTTTCCAGCATTAACAACAGTCGCTTTTCCGTATAAGGAAATCGGTGAATATACAGCCACTCTGCTATTAGATAATTTAAAGAATAAAAAAGCAACAAATAGAATAGATTTGTCAGCGTTTGTACCAGTCATTCGAATGCGGGCGAGTGTTTAATTAGCTTTATTAAGAAAGATGATTAGAATTATTAAGATCGGCTCGAACCTCTGGTCGGTTCTCATCCTCTCAAAATGCAGATAATAAAAAAGCCTACTCAGTGAGTAGGCTTCTTTATTTAAAATTGGTCGGCGAGAGAGGATTCGAACCTCCGACCCACTGGTCCCAAACCAGTTGCGCTACCAAGCTGCGCTACTCGCCGTTAGGAAGCGCATAATACTGCGCTAACTAAAAAGTGTCAATACTTACCTAAAAAAATATGCTAGTTATTTTCAGATTTTGCGAATGGGGCAGGTTTTTTACCAATACGTTGATAAAATTCGATAACAAATTCTTCATAACGTTTATTTGCCACGGCTTCACGAATCTCTGCCATTAGGCGTTGGTAATAACGCAAATTATGAATGGTGTTTAATCGTGCGCCCAAAATTTCCCCACATTTATCTAAATGATGCAGATAAGATTTTGTGTAATTTTTACATGTGTAACAATCACAATGAGGATCCAGCGGTGTCGTGTCATCTTTATATTTGGCATTACGAATTTTGATTACACCGTCAGTTACAAATAGGTGACCATTGCGTGCGTTACGAGTTGGCATTACACAGTCAAACATATCGATGCCACGACGTACGCCTTCCACTAAATCTTCTGGTTTACCAACCCCCATCAAATAACGTGGTTTATCGGCAGGTAATTGTGGGCATGTGCCTTCCAATATACGATGCATATCCTCTTTTGGTTCGCCGACAGCGAGGCCTCCAACAGCATAACCATCAAACCCAATTTCTGTTAATCCTTTAATTGATATGTCACGTAATTCTTGATGTATACCACCTTGAACAATACCAAATAGGGCATTTTTATTGCCTAACTCATCAAAGCGTTTTCTGCTGCGTTTGGCCCAACGTAGTGACATTTCCATTGATTTTTTGACATAATCCCAGTCTGCAGGAAATGGTGCACATTCGTCAAATATCATGACGATGTCAGAACCAAGATCATATTGGATTTCCATGGAAATTTCTGGTGATAAAAAGATTTTATCTCCATTGATTGGATGCCTAAAATAGACGCCTTCTTCTTTAATTTTTCGAATATCACCTAAACTAAATACCTGAAAACCACCTGAATCTGTTAAGATTGGACCATGCCATTGCATGAAATCATGCAGATCACCATGTTTACGCATGATTTCTTGTCCAGGCCTTAGCCATAAATGGAAGGTATTGCCTAATAAGATTTGAGCTCCCGTTGCGGCAACTTCTTCAGGTGTCATACCTTTTACTGTTCCATAAGTTCCGACAGGCATAAATGCAGGGGTTTCTACAGTATATTCGACCCCACGGCGATCGAATTTCATACGTCCACGACGAGCTAAGCCGTCGGTATTATCTAATTCAAATTTCATTTATTTATTTACCTCTTGCGACCAAATAAACAGTTTGGCGCGAATTATTGATATAATGCATTGTGTACTATTACATTGCAGCGCTTAGTTTATCGTGCTTGACTTGAATTAACAACTTTTGAAAGGATCTTAAGAATTGTGAATTATGTTATTTTGATATTTTCATTATTATTAATATTTGTGTCGACCGCCTGTCAAAATAGTGCAAATACTGGTTCAACTAAACGTATATCTTCTGAAACAGTAAAAATTTTATCCGAACAAGATATAATCGCTATTAGTACGCAAGCCTGTAATGAAATGGATCATAGGGCAACAATTGCAACTAATAATCATGCTTTGAATCAACGGTTAAATAAAATCGTTAATACATTGCCTAACAATATTAATAATAGAAATATAAATTATAAGGTTTATTTGAATATTGAACCCAATGCCTGGTCAACTGCAAATGGTTGTATTCGCGTGAATAGTGGATTGATGAAATTATTGACGGATAATGAGTTGCAAGCCGTATTGGCACATGAACAAGGACATATTGCACTTAAACATGCTATAAAATCATTTCGGCAAGCTCCTTATATTGAAATTACCGATAAAGCCAATGAAATTGTTATCATGGTAAAACAAGAAATTGCGCAACAGTATGAAGTTGAGGCTGATGAATATGCTTTGAATCTTCTATTAAAAGAAAAAATTGATCCTATAGGTTTGATAAATATGTTATCTAAAATGCCTATTCATGCATCAGAATATCCGACAGCTCATCCGTCAAATTTACATCGTATGAATAACATTTTAGATAAATTAAAGAATAAATAGCTAATTAAAATGATTGATTGGAAAAGTTACCAATCAAATTTGACATATCAGCTTGATTAAGTAACTTCCTACTAAATGTTGATAAGATTTTAAATTGATTTATTAGATTGTTTAGTGATAAACATAGCATCACCATAGCTAAAAAATCGATACTGTTTCTTAACCGCTTCTTGATAAGCATTCATTGTATTTTCATATCCTGCAAACGCTGATACAAGCATAATTAATGTTGATTCGGGTAGATGAAAATTTGTGATCAGTGAATCAATGACATTAAAGTGGAAGCCAGGATAAATAAATATCTGTGTATCAGCAAAAAAAGGAGCAATTTCCCCAGTTTTTTGTGCTGCACTTTCAAGTGCTCTAACCGAGGTCGTTCCCACTGCGATAACTTTATTACCTCTGGCTTTGCAGGCTAATACCGCTTTGACAACTTCCTCTGGAACCTCTGCATACTCTGCGTGCATAACATGCGTTTCTATATTTTCAACTCTTACTGGTTGAAATGTCCCTGCGCCAACATGTAAAGTGACAAAAGCCATTTCAACCCCTTTTTGTTTCAGTTTTTCTAATAAACTTTCATCAAAATGAAGTCCAGCCGTAGGTGCTGCAACTGCTCCAGGTACTTTATTGTATACGGTTTGATAAACTTCACGATCTTGGTCATCATCAGGTCTATCAATATAAGGCGGTAAAGGTATATGACCGATTTTACTTAAAATGGTAAGAACGTCGTCCGGAAATTGTAATTCAAAAAGGCTATCATGACGAGCTACCATAGTTACAGTAACCGATGAGTCTTCTCCTAATATTAATTCTGCTCCTTCTTTAGGCGATTTTGACGCTTTTATATGTGCAAGTGCACGATTCCCATCTAATAATCGTTCAATAAGTATTTCAATTTTACCACCAGATGATTTTTTTCCATAAACGCGAGCAGGTATGACTCTAGTGTTATTAAAAATAAGCAAATCGCCTGGATTAATTTTGTCGACAATATCAGTAAAAATGTCATGGCTAATCTTACCTGTTTTTCCATCAAGTGATAAAAGCCGGCATGCACTTCTAGTTTCTGATGGATATTTGGCAATGAGTTCTTTAGGAAGTGTAAAATCGAAATCAGATAGTTGCATAAATTTGTACCTTAAAAAATGGGTGATTAGTCTAAATCTCATATACTGAGTAATCAAGAAATTATTTTTCAAGTGTTAAAACAAGCAATTATTTATTGATTATTATTAAAGTTAGTTTAAAATTTCTGCGTCTAACTTAACTTAACTTAGTTTAGATGGATATAGATAATTATTTAAATAAGGA
The sequence above is drawn from the Gilliamella apicola genome and encodes:
- the queA gene encoding tRNA preQ1(34) S-adenosylmethionine ribosyltransferase-isomerase QueA, coding for MQLSDFDFTLPKELIAKYPSETRSACRLLSLDGKTGKISHDIFTDIVDKINPGDLLIFNNTRVIPARVYGKKSSGGKIEILIERLLDGNRALAHIKASKSPKEGAELILGEDSSVTVTMVARHDSLFELQFPDDVLTILSKIGHIPLPPYIDRPDDDQDREVYQTVYNKVPGAVAAPTAGLHFDESLLEKLKQKGVEMAFVTLHVGAGTFQPVRVENIETHVMHAEYAEVPEEVVKAVLACKARGNKVIAVGTTSVRALESAAQKTGEIAPFFADTQIFIYPGFHFNVIDSLITNFHLPESTLIMLVSAFAGYENTMNAYQEAVKKQYRFFSYGDAMFITKQSNKSI
- a CDS encoding M48 family metalloprotease, which codes for MNYVILIFSLLLIFVSTACQNSANTGSTKRISSETVKILSEQDIIAISTQACNEMDHRATIATNNHALNQRLNKIVNTLPNNINNRNINYKVYLNIEPNAWSTANGCIRVNSGLMKLLTDNELQAVLAHEQGHIALKHAIKSFRQAPYIEITDKANEIVIMVKQEIAQQYEVEADEYALNLLLKEKIDPIGLINMLSKMPIHASEYPTAHPSNLHRMNNILDKLKNK
- the tgt gene encoding tRNA guanosine(34) transglycosylase Tgt, yielding MKFELDNTDGLARRGRMKFDRRGVEYTVETPAFMPVGTYGTVKGMTPEEVAATGAQILLGNTFHLWLRPGQEIMRKHGDLHDFMQWHGPILTDSGGFQVFSLGDIRKIKEEGVYFRHPINGDKIFLSPEISMEIQYDLGSDIVMIFDECAPFPADWDYVKKSMEMSLRWAKRSRKRFDELGNKNALFGIVQGGIHQELRDISIKGLTEIGFDGYAVGGLAVGEPKEDMHRILEGTCPQLPADKPRYLMGVGKPEDLVEGVRRGIDMFDCVMPTRNARNGHLFVTDGVIKIRNAKYKDDTTPLDPHCDCYTCKNYTKSYLHHLDKCGEILGARLNTIHNLRYYQRLMAEIREAVANKRYEEFVIEFYQRIGKKPAPFAKSENN